The Cucurbita pepo subsp. pepo cultivar mu-cu-16 chromosome LG15, ASM280686v2, whole genome shotgun sequence genome contains the following window.
TTCATCCAATGCACATGCTTGCCCAAACTTTGTTCAACttttaattactattattaataaaatttccaCATCTTTTACCCGATCACATGCGTTGAATGAATATGTCCTCGTGTGAAGAAATTTACTTGTTTATCTTTCCATATGTTTAACTTGATCACCCATTATACTAAAATATGTCATACCGAGACTGTTTGTGACGAAAATTTAAGTTTCTGTGTGGAGGAATTTACATGTTTATTCTTCCATATGTTTTACCCGATTGCTTGTTTGAGTAGAACGTGTCCTGCCTTGAATAAAGATGAATAGAGACTCTTTGGGATGAAAATTTAAGTTCTCGTGTGAAGAAATTTACTCGTTTATCCTTCCATATGTTTCACTCGATCTCTTATTGGAGTAAAATATACCTTGAACGAAGATGGAAAGAGTATATTTGGGACGAAAAGTTAAGTTCTCGTGTGAAGGAATTTACTCCTTTATCCTTACACATATTTCATCTGACCGCCTATTGAAGTAAAATATGTCCTTCCTTGAACGAAGACGCATAGAGACTGTTTGGGACGAAAACTTAAATCCTCGTGTGAAGGAATTTACTTGTTTATCCTTCCAGATGTTTTACCTGATTGTCGAGTAAAACATGTCGTGCCTTGAACAAAGATGAACAGAGGCTATTTAGGATGAAAATTTAAGTTCCCGTGTGGAGGAATTTACACGTTTATCCTTCCATATGTTTTACCCGACTACCTattggaataaaatatttagatattattgaatatttaattataaaggTTAGCAATAATCAATATTAAAAGACAACTTTATGGATGGTGTTTTGTTTCTGTGTTTAATCATGATAATGATGGAGAAAGTAAGCAAATGTTTAAGCATTGGTTTAATCATGTACTTAGCAAAgcttaattatatttgttttagtaATTATTGTGTCTCAATATGtactaaatttgttttagtttatatgtttaaaaattggatctttgttttcctctttatATTTTAGTAAATGTCTATTTTGCCCTTTCGTCTTCGGTCTTTAGGTTGGGTTTCTATAATCTAGGGTCGttgtaaatatattaaatatatcaacGAAATACGAGAAcaaattcattcaattattGCTAGAAaaagagttttaaaaactctCTAGGAAAATCATTTTGAGATCTTCGAACATGTTCAAATGATCTGATAACTTGAAAAATCTgatcaactcaacccaactcgtactatttgaattggattgaattcaaataaatgaagattttatgaattttgttcATGAGTGTTCGTAAAATTAGATCGTGTGAATCAActcgaatttattattaattttattattaatctaCAAtggtacgaggcattttggaaagcccaaagcaaaaccatgaccttatgctcaaagtggacaatatcatatcattgtagagatccgtgattcctaaacttagccatgacaatagaaattctcaaatattgaacaaagaaatgtgagcctcgaagatgtagtcaaaagtgacttaagtgtcgtaacatggtatcagagtcatgctctaaacttagtcatgacAATAGAgttctcaaatatcgaacaaaggtgtactttgttcgagagtcatgccctaaacttagccatgacaatagaatcctcaaatatcgaacaagggtgtactttgttcgagagccataccctaaacttagcgataacaataaaattcacaaatatcgaacaaagggtgtactttgttcgagagccatgctctaaacttagccatgacaatagaatcctcaaatatcgaacaagggtgtactttgttcaagagccatgctctaaacttagccatgacaatagaattctcaaatatcgaacaaagattgtgagtctcgaaggtgtagtcaaaagtgactaaagtgtcgaacaaagggtgtactttattcAAGGGTTCCAGAGAAAGTCGagccaaaaaaatttatgattgggttaggttgaatttattatttaataagaattgTTTAGGTTGAAAAAATCCATTGTCTCAACAATTGAAttgagtttaaaaaatgtctcaatttaacctaacccaactcacAAACACTCCAACGTATTCTAAATTCAATGAATAGATCTCGAGTCAACAGTACGACAGACAGTGCTGCCTACACGCGAATTAGCTTCCGAGGTCAAGCAGTCTCAATTTCACTACAGGATTGATCTGCGAATGAATGCTGGGCTGAACCACCTCAAATGACGTGAGCCACATGCGAGGAGACTCGCACGTACGGTTTTTAGGGGGATCCGGGTTCATTTCATGATCGTCCCATTTACGGGGTTGATTTTACGTTggtaaaaaattgttttattaaaaaattgaagaattttgTCCCCTTATTCTTGGATTTCCACGTTAATACACATGAAAGTTGcctcttttatttaaaattatcaattcAATGTAAGCATATAATATTAGAAACtatatgatattaatttttgttgataaatttttgttcttatcaACTTTGAATATGAGAATTCATAAAtggacaaaaaaatataataaatataaaccaaTGTTGTTTAAAGCCAACTAAGTGATGAAATAAAAGCAATTCAACTTATAACATCatcattattctttttaatatatgctTTTATGAACCATATTCATATAATCTAATCTactcataatttaaataatgataGGATAGTCATATCATgctcataatttattatttaggtCAAGGTCTAGATAATCTAGGGATATACAAAGTCGattattcatattaatttatagttttggtctatgaattaaaaaatgttcttcCATAGCATACAATCATATATTAAGATCTATCAGGTTTGGATCCCGACACATTCTTGTTTCAAATTTGGTATTGAAATATTGAACGAAAATCTAAAACAACTTGTAGTACCGAATGGAAACAGGGAAGTTATGGAGATTGGACTCTCAGTAGAGAAATTTTTCcgttttctatatatatatatttttttataattagtaccgatgatatatattaaaaaaaaatgaagggtattaatgaaacttgtttatttattttttaaataaaatattaattgtttCGGTCCAAAATTAAgggtaagagtattttttttttattttttttaaaagtctaAGGGTAGTGTCgtaattattgaaaatgtagagtattttttagacaaattACACGTTTTTAATTGGGCCGGTTAGTGGGCTTTGATTTGGCCCATAACGTGCAAAGTCATTGTATTTGGGCCGGAGCCCATTTCGTAACCAGTTCTGAATGCAATgcaataaagaaataaattgtgCAGTCTAATATAGTAATATAATATCTACATTATTTGGGACATAGCATATtagtatgtatatatatatatatatatatatatatatatatatatatatatatttactctCGATTGTTGTATGGTGTGTTCGTTAAGTTTTGAGATTTGAGTCTTTATTTGACGTAGATAAGATCGAGATAAGTCGAACTTGTCGACCAAGTTAATAGTCATCGTGCATCAGCTCCCTCGATCAtatcatctctctctctctctctctcagtcTCCCTCAGATCATGCCCGCTCTCTCTGATTAGCATCGACCCGTTTCAACGTTCACCATCATGATTGAAGAAATATACGTTTAAGTACAAAATAAGCTCTTTTCATTGTGCCACGAGAATTTTATGGGGATGATAAGATTATACCATATATGTTTTCGGTTTAGTTGGTGGTCATTATgatattaatgaattaatgAACACGAGAGTTACAACCTTTCgactataataaatattttaaaaaaataaaataattattacaaattaataataataataaaaataaaaaagcatgAAAGAATTTTTTCACCTAACATTTGGAGTGAGATGGACTTTGTCCATTTCATTTTGCACTAGAAATTTTAAGTTGTCATTCTCAATGTACTCCaaccacataaaaaaaataaataataaaaaggctCGGTCCCTTCATGTCGATATTATCAACTCTTTATCTAGATatcaaaaaataagaaaacgaGTCATTATCACTTTCTATCAATCCATGTCGATACCCAAATCAACGTACACAGATATcagaaaacacaaaaacaaatcaCGATCATTTTCCATCGTTAACTCAAACTCATtgaactaaacaaaaataaatcaaaattaaagattataattaaatctaaagaccaaaatctataatttattcattttttagatCTACTAAGAAAGATcacgagtttataagtaaggaatactatcttcattggtacgaggaaaccaaaagtacagccacgagagcttatactcaaagtaaataatattataccattgtgtgAGGGTCGTGGGTCGTGGTTCCTAAAGTACAAACAATAATGAACTTGGTCTCATCGTATTTGTCTACATTAAACTCCACGGATCCTCGacgtattaataaaaaattaataatggaTTAACCTAATTAAAACCCATACTTCAAATCCAACTGCCTAACTAAGTTAATTAGCTTAACAAGATCTTAGTCTTATTATGTTAAGACAAGACATTAAGGTTGTTCTTggtgtttggtttttttcttgtttttttcgcTTCAAGATGAAATTTACAATGTTCTTTTAATtggtttttattataaaagagAGCTAAGTGTCAAAATATGGTGATATCACCTATTTTAGGGTTTCATTTTGTCTCCTTCCTCTTACTTGAGAAGACCCATTCCCCTTTATACTTCAACTCAATCATACCTCTTTATCTATTCAAATATCAATTCATCTTTTTCCATGGCTACTAAGCTTGAGCTTGGATTTCAACACTCTTCTTCTTTGCCTGAAACGGTTCGAGACGGGTGGAATCTGAAAGGTTTAAACCCTATGCATACTCCTGACGTCGTTACCGATGCCGATGACGATGACTCGTGGGAAGTCAGAGCTTTCGCCGAGGACACTCGTAATGTTATGGGAACTACTTGGCCTCCTAGGTCatatacttgcacttattgTAGAAGAGAGTTCAAATCAGCTCAAGCCCTAGGAGGTCATATGAATGTTCACCGTCGCGACCGTGCTCGCCTCCACCAAGCTCCTCCGTCGAATCCAACGAAACCCTCTTCGTCGTCTTCCTCGATTTCCAATTCTTTCATCATCCCACCTCCTGATTTTAATGGTGGAGGCTTGTGCCTTCTCTACCAATTCCCAAACCCTAATGGTATTAATGGTGGGATCAATATCCCTTCTCTTTTCTCCATGTCCAATCATTCCTTCAATACCTTTCTTCCCTCCATGGCGATGTCTCGGGGTCTTCCGGTGAACGACCACCATCTCGGAGGGCTCGGAGAGAGTAATTTCTCTCGATCTGAACAACAGTTCTCGACGTCCATGGAAAATGGGAACCAAGAACTTGATCTAGAGCTCAGGCTTGGACACGGTCCAGATTCGACTCGTACTCTCATCGAAAATGGACAGAAGATCTCTAAGAGATCATCAGATTGATCAATTTGTAAGATATATGTACATTTCTTGAagctctttatttatttatttttcaatttcatatctttttgttctgttttgggattgaaataaaatggaagatggattgaattaagaataaaattagtaaaaataatcataaaataaataataaaNCGAAGAATCTtattgtgaagaaaaaaaaattagggttttgagcTGTGGGACTGAACAAGAAAGTGAGCAGTGGAATGTCTTTTTCTAGGTTACAGATTTCAAGATAAAAGTAAGCATCTGAGCCTACAATTCCGTGGGGATTATTACTTTCACGATTTACTTcgagtaagaaaaaaattactcgAACAACACGAACCACTCGAACAGCTCGTATGAAGCATATATGTTTGTATTTAGGATCTCTGTTTGAAAGTGCTTTCGACTTAGCTACAAAATCAACATTCAAACATTGAGTATAATGTCTGTTTGCTCGTTTCTGATCAGGATGAATAGTTAGATCAACTGGGTTTTCGTTGGATCTGAAAATGTTCTTATGATTTGTGTCTATTCGATCTTTGAACCTTTATAAGTGTCTAATAGAACTATGAACTTTAACGAGTGTTTAATAGGTCTTcaactttttcaaatttgtccTATGAATCCTCGAACTTTCATTTTTGAGTCTAATAGGTTTTTGACATccgattttttaaaagttcactGATCTACtcgacataaaattaaaagtttagagttAATGTCTCTTTGCTCACTTCCTAGTCATGAATAGTATGAATAGTTAGATCAACTGGGTTTTTGTCGGGTCTGAAAATTTTCCTATGATTGGTCGGGAAATTAACtcctagaaagaaaaaaagttaaaattacaAGTTTGTGTTCAAATTTATGTCTATTCGGttttttaacctttaaaaTTGTCTAATAAATCCCTAAACTTTAACCGAATTCAATTTTATCATAcatatatccttaatttttaattttggatctAACCTGTTCTTGACATgcgatattttttaaaaaaataacagatATGCTGACATAAAATTGGAAATGTAACGTTTCATTAGACGTTCAATACGTCAATGATTTACGGGGCCAATTTTGTAAGTTCAAAGgctttttagatatttttaaagttcgGATCCCTATAATAAACTTTGGAAATGATtagatttaaacttttaatataactTAGAAACAAATCAATGTAGAGAACCCCATATCATAGCCATTCTccccttcttcctctctttcccaAGTCTAAGCATATAGATTTGGTACATAAAGTTCTTTTTTCCCtacactttatttattatttctatcTCGAACCTTGAGAAAAGCTATTGGGAGAGACGTTTGCAATGTGGGACATTTTAGCACTATAAGAAGTATGAGAATTCGGCACCTGATGGCTCCGACATTCTCCTGTATCTCTAgcgacatggtcacgttacttatTTCTAGtccttccaacatgttttgttctcacttatattcatcttaaaaaaatttctagaaGTCATCCAACATAGAATTATTCCAAACAAAGTACGCTTAACTATGTAACTTATTGGTATaggtagtgactttcaattttttttttatagcatttCTTAGTGATCCTATCTTTAGAatcgctctcattcagatgtgatctcggttcattcatgtacctctcATTCACTCGGGTATCACAAAAGGTTTAGAAATATCATTTTGAATGCAATAATCTCTCATACCCTCATCAGACAAAACCAAGACAATGACAAAGTACTCAACGACAGAACAAAGGCATCTCTTTGtcccaaaaaatgaagaaagttaCAGTCGATTATTGcaagcaaaaaataaaaaaaaaaaggtttaaatgCACTTTTGTAGTTTCTTCTTAGGTTTATTTTGGTCctcgtattttttaaacatcaCGTGTTCCTTGTCTCGGGAGCCTCAAACCACATACGAGAGaacttcatctctctctcttttttttttttcaccccTGGAAGATTACGGCTTTTGTGAGTGTTCTGCACAATACGATCACGAATCCAGAGTGTTGGAAAGAAATCAATAACTTTTTGATTTTCGATTTCCCGATCACTTGAAGACAAGTATGAAAAATAAGGGTCTCAATTTggaaaatttgtgaaaaaatGTCACGTAATTCATAGGCCGAGAAGGTACTACGCCTTCCTACGATGACGAAtgcctcttttttcttctcttcagtCTACAATAAACAAGTGGGAGAGACGGGATTCATGTTCATTTTGGTCTCAATTTcaacttttcttccttttgattttttatttgaagagaTAACCATTTTGTTCTACTCATTTCAATCTTTTCTTACAATTCTaacatgtgagatctcacgtccgttagagagaagaataaaacattgcttataacAACGTTGAattctctccctaacatatgcGTTTTATAATCGTGAGACTGAAGACGATACGTAGAaagccaaagcagacaatatgtAACAGTGGTAGACGTGATCTGTTACATATAAGACGGGAAAATAAagacaataatattaaatggcACACGAGTGGTGGAGTAAGAAAGAGATTTGTGggtgaaaagaagaaagaaaagagaagagctTTATGCAGAGTGTGTCGTGGGAAGTGTCGCTTTTAGTGATTTTGGGTAAGTTTGGAATTGGAGCTCCCCATGCACTGACCACGACTATACCTCAAAACCCACTTCCCACACGCTTTCCTTTTTAACACTTTCTCACCCACTCATCCCCTTCtcactcttcttctttctctatgCGAATTATTACTCTATCGAGAATGGTATAATGTGTCTGATAGTTTTATTTGATCGAAACGAGGGTATGATTCGAGTCGATGATGGTTCAATGTATCttaattcaaccaaaatgaGGCAATGATTGGAGCAGATGATGCTATAATGTGTCTAATAGTTTTATTTGATCTAAATGAGGGAATGATTGGAGCATATGATGGTACAATGTGTCTGATAGTTTTATTCGAATGAAACGAGGGAATGATTGGAGCATATGATGGTACAATGTGTATGATAGTTTTATTTCACCGAAATGAGGGAATGATTGGAGTAGATGATGCTACAATGTGTGTGATAGTTTTATTTGACTGAAACGAGGGAATGATCGGAGCAGATGATACTACAATGTGTTTCATAGTTTTATTTGATCGAAACGAGGGAATGATTGGAGCAGATGATGCTACGATGTGTCTGATAATTTTATTCGAATGAAACGATGGAATGATTAGAGCAGATGATGTTATAATGTGTTTGATAGTTTATTCGATCGAAATGAGAGAATGATTAGAGCAAATGATGCTACCATGTGTCTAATGCTGCAGAGTGACCCACGAGATTCAATAAGGGTTGGGTTTGAAAACCAACATTTCTATCTCGTATATACCTCTcaatatatattgtttaattaatgtaaTGTTTTAATGTTAAGAGCTAGCAAGGAGATCTTATGAACCTATACATTATAAGCTctagaatataaaattaattaattaaactttttaattaatcaattttcattcattaatataGATCGCTCCACTATAGACTTAGAGTTGCAATCTTACGCACTATAGAACAAGTTATGTCtgttgatataatcattacaagcaagtcaATCATTCAGGAGTGGTTCATAATTATAGTTGAGTAAAAAATCAGTTTTACCTTATAACTATATATTTCACTTAAGTACTAGTGATTCTCTAATTAACAATTTGTTAATGATTAATCTtaaaccaagtccctctcgggccaaCGAGAGAGTGGGCCCTATTGTTCAAGTCTCGAAATCAGCACTGGAAAGCACAatcatttacttttattgtATGGAAAGGAACGAATTTCATTCCGTGATATCATGTTCCCAACTCTCTATTTGACCAAGTTCTCGAAATGATAAACATATTGAATCGGTTACaaaagtcattctcacccatacaaatcaaataacaaaCGTTCGCAGGCAAGAGTTCATAGCTATTAAGA
Protein-coding sequences here:
- the LOC111776333 gene encoding transcriptional regulator SUPERMAN-like, which codes for MATKLELGFQHSSSLPETVRDGWNLKGLNPMHTPDVVTDADDDDSWEVRAFAEDTRNVMGTTWPPRSYTCTYCRREFKSAQALGGHMNVHRRDRARLHQAPPSNPTKPSSSSSSISNSFIIPPPDFNGGGLCLLYQFPNPNGINGGINIPSLFSMSNHSFNTFLPSMAMSRGLPVNDHHLGGLGESNFSRSEQQFSTSMENGNQELDLELRLGHGPDSTRTLIENGQKISKRSSD